A stretch of DNA from Acropora palmata chromosome 12, jaAcrPala1.3, whole genome shotgun sequence:
TTCCCGACTACAACTCACTGATAGCTGAAAAAGTCTATGATTTTAAACACGTACACAATTCTGTCAATCAAAACCAATTGAATAAATCAAAGTTCAAATCAAGATTAAACGAAATGTCTTTTAACCGTGATCAGGCGGTAACGCCCATTTTATCAATGAAACACtatcaataaaaaagaaatatccGGATAGGCTCtcgcaaaaaaacaattaactaACAGTaaaaccataataattataatagtaCGAAGTACTTGCCGGAAGGATTTCTTAAAAGTTAAGGTTTCTCgtatattttaaaatcagaAACTGAATTACCAtctttttatcatttcattCCAGAAATTTATCGAATGAATTTCTGCctgttgaaatgaaaatattctctctctctcatggaaatttcgatttttttttcaccctATTATTGTAAAGGTTTCGTCTCTACCTTCATGGTGTCCTATTGAGGTTCTTAGAAGTCTAGCGCCACCCTTAGGCATGTAAATCTCAGCATTTACTTGGAAAACAGAGATGCCAGCCGTTCAAGTTGATAAACTCTTGGCTTCTTTTGGGCCAACCATTCCCTCTTTGTACAAAGAGAAACTCAAAATCACTTTGCGTGTTCATTACTTGTAGGCAGAGTGGCTCAGTGGTTAGGGCaccggacttgaaatctggagattccacgttcaagtcccgctctgatCACCAGCTGGAGTTGTTTCGGGTAGttcctggttcaactcctcggttGTCTTCGCTTTGTACAAGTGgcctgcctcctgccagttgggattcttaacgcTTTAACTACCGTAGGCGccctcatgacacttatagattttactctgtctaacgccagacgatttttaccccttggcagtgctagtgaaagggttaacaacgtcccCATTAACCGGTTAACTTTATGTCAgcagtttgtttcattggcccttaAAAGCGGTAGTGGGGAGATCAATCAAGTATACAATACATACTGAACAATAGTACGTAACCTAGGAGTAACCAATCTTTTGTTCACGGTGATATCGCTTTGcatagggttagggtttagaaATGAGGAATTATAATGCGGGCCGCACAGTCCCCCCACATATCTGAAAGATTCTAAACCAGCCGGTTTGATTCGAAGTCAAGTGCAACTGAAGAGTTGAGTTTCCGAACTCCTTTCAATCTCTTAAATTTCCGGAAAAGGTTGCGCCTTGTGTTCCTCCCTAATGCTCTCTCCGTGGATTGCCTTGGTCGCGAGCGTTCGTTTGTCGAATGGAAGCAAACTGCCAGCAGGGCCTCCCCTCAAGAGAACTGTGACCCTTGAGTGACTAGGGAGAAAGACTGAGGAAAGTTGTTTCCTAAATTCGTGCTATGCCCGCTCAGGACGAGTTTCCCGGAAATGGAGTAGGAACTGGAACGAGAGGTTGGAGCGAACTTTACGGGAattgtgtttcatttgattCTGAACTGGGacgcgtttctcaaaagtcccaaAAAGTTTTCCAGCCCGTAAAGCAAGTTTTCAAACTATGATCCGTTTGTTTTGTAAAGCTGGTCTCTTGTCATGTTTTTAAGCccagacaaaaaaaagatcataaaaaaaacaaaaacgaaatgtTTGCAAAGCTTCGTGCCTTGAAACGTTTCCGTTTTGTAGATACGAAGGGATTTATGCCATTCGAAATACTCCCGAAAAGTTAAAGTTTCGGtttcgaaagtcccgaaaacccattcgtaaaactgcaACCCGCTTATTATATAAAGCTGGTCCGTTTGTTTTGATCGTTCATAAACCAAAAACTCAGTATGACCCAGTGGGTCAattgttgtaaagggaataaaaattgaaataactgCAAACTTTCGTGGCTTGAAACGCCTTCGCTTTGAAGAtgcaaagagaattatgtacTATGTCAcgcgaaatgcgcccgaaagtcacgggacttttgagaaacgggccctAAGGGTTTTCAATATTAGTATATATATAGGTAATTGCATGggggcgagtaaaattaaggattaatatcacgcgtggtgtcagaagttgctgaaatttcagcaacttttttaattcagaaaacacaagtgatattgaTCCTTAATTTAACGAGGATTCATTGcaattacttgttaataacgtCATATATATAGTTAgtcctctactaactatgataaCACAGAGGggaaaattactgaatttctgaatgcttaaaactgcAACAGTCGTTGGTTGggacatcgttctcgtactcctctaaatttgcttgcaagtttctttcattcgcccaatttttgaaaacgttctctCACCACTTCGTGctgttcttcgtgttttcattttcggtCTTGTCCTTTGATTCGTCGATTTATTCCTCGGCAACCATCCCGGAGACACCATTGTTACAGAAACacaacttctcgattgaataagctgttgctaggcaacctgatGACTAATTTTGCCCTCCTCACGAAGCAAGATTaaagccccatttacacgagAAATTTTTCCCTGACAAGTTTACtagttaatttttattgctcgtgtagatgatcaacaagttttcctttacaattttccattgacaaattttccttaTTCATGTAGACGATCAGCAAGTTTCCCTTCACAAGTTCTGATCGTCTAcatgaacaaggaaaaattgctcgtgtagatgGGGAATAGTggacaaattttccttgtaaaggaaaatctggcgtgctagcttttccttgtcaagtcagaaatttgctcgtgtagacgcacaacaaggaaaatgtggcaagaatattattgatttttagtGCATACCTAGGGCATAATATAGAAAAAAACAcatactctcttcattgaccaatcagcattcagtaattttgccctcaaTGTTGTTAAAGATTAATTAGTTTTCGCCGTTTTCTTGCAATGTTTTCTCCATTGTCTGGATCGATGAGGTCTTTATCTAGACCGCCATCAATATAACTTTGAACTCTGAAAGCGACAGttgatttctttcaatttagTGTACCGttgaaaatataatataaGTCGGGAAAATAAGTTATTCACGTGTATTTACCTTTCGGCCAGAGATCGCTTCGTTCCGCTCAATTTCGCTCCTTTCCTGCAGGAAAGCCATCTCTTTAACTCAGGAATAGTCAGTTGACTAGGGGCCTTCCCTCTTAACGAAGCTCCTTGTATATCATCCTCAGAAAGAGTGATTTTAGGCGAATTCCCTACAGCCATGTCCGATGTGTCCTATATGTTTCTTTAATATTCCCGCGAAACTatcaccaccaagcctcgttTTAAAGTTACCAAAGAAATCTCGACGTCATCACGCATAAGGGCTATTACTTCAGGAATCTTCCTTAACGAGGCGGGGGGACTATACGCGGCTTACTTGTCGGCAATGGAATCCAGAGGCAAATTCAGACTGAAGTTAACTGAAGTTGCCTCAGAATTAGACGTGGAAAAACTGACTAGATTGAAGTACTTGTGTTCTGACACAATTCCAGCTGGAGACTTGGAGAAAATCAAGACTCCTGAGCAACTATTCTTGGAGCTTGAGCAAAGGAAAACGATTGAGCCAAATCGACTTAAGTTCCTTATCGATTGTCTCGATGGTGTTGGAAGGAAAGATCTCGCAGCCGATCTAAGAAGTTATGAGCGTAAAAGGACAGAAGGTGAGCacttcttaccacattttacTAACGATGTTCGGGTCCCAGTCCAATTGGAACGCATACTTCGAATTGCGGTCTCAGGCGGCCATGATCTCTCCTTCTCGATAAAATTTTCTTGTGCTTAGAAAGAGTTTTCGGTCGAGAAATTCTTCGATTGCATATGAGAGAACCGTAGAAGAACTAGTGTCGGAGAGAAAATTATTACACCTGACTCTTCTTTTGACTTTCTTTCTTCGACTTTTTCAAACTGGAGAGTGTGTGCAGTATATATAAGCTTAATTTTCTTCCACACTcttaacttcaaaattttgggAACTCTTAAATTCAGagttttttcccttaaaaaagCGTCCTGAGGTAAGTATCATATCACTCTTAAAATTAGGACGAAACGCTtattttaagaagaaaaataattcctTACTTTAAGGTCTTGTTCCCTCAAAATGAGGAACATGAAGTATTTAAAAACTAAGGAACACAGAActtaaatcaagaaaaaaaatcttcaaaataagGACTGggaaatttgtcattttaggAGTTCTTTCCTAGAAGTTAGAAACATTGTCCTGATACGTGGGACATTGAACCCTCCAAAATGACTAGAGTTCTCATTTTCAAGAATCAagaaaattctcactttgagatatcagttcctcaaagcacaaaacaaaacaccttGAGATGAGGAGCAGTAAGATCTTACACTCCCAAAACTGAGCATATATATCTGGCTCTAAAAGGTATGGGGCCTTATCATATGGAGCAACGTATAATCTCCACACTGAGAATTACACTCAAATTAATTTGTCTTCAACAACTGAACATGAACACACTTGACACCAGAAAAATAACGACCCACACAATAACCATAACATCATCCTTTTAATGTCAACATGTCTTGATTTCTAAGAACAATAAACTCATGCTTAAGgctctgaaactgaaaaagtaaCTTTTGCTGGTAACATATAGTGTTAACTGGTCATtcaagaatttaaaaaagaactgGCTTACTCACTTAATATGAAATGTAAATACTTGGTTCATACTTTTCAAATATCCTGttattttcatcaattttttttagtcaaACATTTAAAAGTAAATATCACTGGACTGGAATTATCACTGTGTCCATTTAAGCTGTTACATCATCCACTTGTTGAAAGATCTTATTGCAAATTTGTCTATACTTAAAAGTTCTCCTTAATGGTTTTACCTCCAAGACATATTCttcaagaaactgaaaaagtaaCTTTTGCTTAGTATCATATTGTAAGTTCAAGGCATAATACACAGCAAGCAACAAATAAAGCCCTTTGCTATAGTCAATGTTGGTTTCATCAGTTACTTCTAAAAACACACTCTTATCTATGACAAGGAAGAGTTGGCTTGAGTCTTTTTCACTCTGCTTTTCATCCACAAGATCAAATGCCAGAAGTGTGGGTGAATTGCTTGtagtttctttcttgatgAATTCATCAATGTCACCACTAACCTaaagattaaaataattaggaGAATCAGAAATCTTCCATATTTGGgaatgttgcattttctatgaAAATTACAGTTCAGAAGTGAGTACACACCAGTATAGCCACTGTGAATACCCATTTCCATGAAACAATGTCACAGTAGTAATAATGACATTAAACATACTGATAAACACATTAATTAAAAGGTTTACAATGTTTTCTGTTATCATGTTTCCTTAATTACCTTGTCAACGAAAGTCAGTAGTGGGGGGCACTTTTCAAAGTAGTCTGATATTTGTGACATTGCTAAAGCTGGcatatcatctacatcaaaagAACAGACATAACAAAGTTCAGAAATGAATAACACTTTCAAGTGTAATTTAACATATACGGTAATATTtgaatataatatatataatatttacAGTATTAAGAGATATGTCAGTCAAATTTGCCACAATCTGAGTGTAAAGACTGTTCTTCAAAAGCCATTGTTTGCTAAATATGTGTTCTATCATTCCATCCTTTACCTACCCTTAGTAGTCTCAGCCTTGCATAAGGTGGGCATCAGCTTCTTCCAGTTTTCCTTTATGTCTTCAAATCTGACCTCTTTTCCCAGGATTCTTTGCACATGTAATTCCAGCTCATACAGCAACTTAAAATTGATAAAGTAAAAATTAAGGAACATATATTCATGTAAAATCAGATGTAAAGCAGAAAGAAAACTCtagcaaaaaattgaaagaggaATGTCTTTGGGGCTGGATATCTGCAATTAtcgaaaaaataatgttactTGGCTGTTAAGAATGATGAAGGGGCCATTTTTTACCACTGGCATAACCcaataaatttgaaacaatgtATAATACCTGTTCTTCTAACTGAAGGAATgggtaatttttcaaaattttggtcAATGCATCTGTTCCATGAATGTTGCTGATATCATCAGCCCTCTGCAGAAATGAAAGCTTCTGCAACTTTCTCACAGCATCAACGTTAACATCCACCTTACGCAGTTCAATCATTATCTGTTTATGATGATTGGCAATGTCTGCAGGGGTCGGCCTCAAAGAATCAAcacactttttctttctttccatctcTTCTTTGCAATCATTATCGACTGGTCTTTTAAGATTGGTGTGACGCTTTCTCAAGAGGTAACGGACAGTTCCCTGCAGTAGAATAGCATGATATTGAAAGGTGTGAGGAACaatacaactgtaaaatgtatTTGTTAGTATGCCAGCAAGGTAATACACATTTTCAGTTCAAACGAATGTGACATGCCAAAAGGTCGATGTAAATGGTGTGCAGGAaagtgatttttttgtaggcTGATCATTGTTATCTGCTACCTAAATTATATCAAGTTAACGTATTTATTCGAATTAGCTCCCACCTTGAATAAGTACCCATTCgaaacacagaaaaaattaataaggcCACTTTTGTACTCCACCCcccgaaaaaaaattgcaggtGACTAGTACTGATTATTACTTATTCACCGGCTTTCAGTCCCTAGATTCATTGTAGAATGTTAGAATTTACCTAAAATTTTAACTCCCAATGTTCATGTAGGCACAAAGTTAATTATTCTATCAGGCTTAATTAATATCTCGCGCTCAAACCCTGCTCAGCGATCGTGCTTTGAATGCTATTGGGACAACGAGTCCATTCTACATACTACACATACATTTAcataccacatttcctgtatGGTTAAAGGGAAACTTACAGCAATGTTATGGAACTCACCCAATATTCAAAATCCCCCAAACTACATCTGTTGCCTGGAGGAGGGTGATCTTTCAGCTGTGGAACTGCTTTGCAAATCTGTTTGGCAACAATTGTGAAGTCCTGACTAttgattttatcattttgtgcCTGGGCCCTCATGCAAGTGTAGGCATCCCTGATAATTTGTTTTCGTAAGTTGTCTGGCACTTCTTTATGACTCTTTAATCCTGGTGGCAATGGAAATGTGAAGGAGGCCCATTTATGAGACTCGCTCTTAGGGAATATGGGTGTTAAAGGCCTGGGTGTGTCAATGTCAAAGCCAAAGCTCCTGTCACTCTGGTCTGAGTCAACAGACAATGTTGATGGGGATTTAGAACGTTCCTTCCTTACCAGGGCTGGTGGGCTACACTGTGTCTAtatttgaagtaaatttgaaaaaacaaattgtttgaactctagaaaataatgaaagtttaaaatgaaagcggtaagaaaaacaaaaagatactgatcaataattgtaaatatgTCTTCAATGTATCAAATGTGTCTCGAAAAACCAATCAGCCATGGTTCTTACATTTTTCACAACaccaaaaaaagtttgatggTAAAGgtcctttttaattttgcatcattttcaacacaaaaatatgtcagtttattgttttaaagttcTTACTCTTCTGAAATCAAACTCATTGTCTTCTTCGATGGCCAACTCATCTTGCTTCTCCACTATTTTGAAGGATGAGTTCTGCTGCAGATTCAAAAGGAAAGGCTTTGTATGGTAACCCAACACTGTATTTAGTCACTTCATCAACACGTTAAGGGTAACTTTAACCAATTTCAGGCACATCCAGTAAACAAAGGTGAACAGCTCCTTCTTATCAGTCACTTTACTCATCTCACTGTTACTTAAAAACAAGTGGTCAATTGTTTGCACATTGACATCTCCACAGAAATTTGTGATAAGGTAGTTCCCTAATGCAGATCTGCAGTATGCAAATGACAATTTCACACATGTGTATGATGGTGTGTGATCCATGCAATATTGCAACAGATGCATTTGTGAATCCATTTCATACCTGATCCCTACATATTCTCAAACTATGGAGTCCAAACAATGATAAACATTTCATCTTTCCTTGTAATGATATGTCATCAAACACACTGAACTATTTTCTGCTCTTACCAAGTATTCAACAAGATCCCATAGCTCCTTACGAGCAAGAAAATCTCCTGGTATGAGGTCAGTGAGATCAGACCTTGTGAGTCGGATTAAAGTTTTTCCTTCCACCTTGTTTGctaaaacacaaatgaagtaATTTCTGTAAGAATGAAGCAACacttataaataaaaaatgaaaacacaaaaccGCTTCGTGGGGTTAATTAGCAAGGCttctaaacaaataattaaatagTCTTTCATGAGAATTGTCTCCGCATAAAGATTTTCTAATTATCCCATATGcggaaaaaatattctttaggGGAATCCAATCATgtttgaattcatttcaacatttttgaacCTGCATTTGTGtggtggggggagggggggagagtttcgcgggaaaaatcacgcaaTTTCTGTAGAAACCCTGTAAGTTCTGACCTCTAAATTAGTTTTACCTTGAAAACTGGCGCCAAAAGCTTTAACAAGGTTTGTTAAATCAAATAGATTGATTTCGTAAAATACATCCCAGCCTCTGGTTGCTTTACCAGGACAGCGAATTTAATTTTAGGAGTGTATGCATTTTAACCATCGATCGACGACGCCTCCCGATTTGTACATGGTAAAAGTGCATGTTTGCCACACAATGAGTTCATTTTCTGTGAAGGATCGGAGTCTCTCAGGAAAATCAAACTAGGTGGGCCAGGGACAAACAAGCATACTGGAGATGTCAAGATTGGACGTCACACATACCATCATCacgaaaagacaaaaaaaacgaCCACTACGTACCTTTTAATATATCACATGTGTCGCAGCGAAGCTTCTTGCTCTTTTTGAGCCATTGCGACAATTCGGCAGGGTCAGCAGGAATAAATTCTATATTGCGGTTCATCGCTTCAATGCCAGTCGTTCGCCTCTCGTCGAAAACACAGCGTTTTCGTATAAAGTATGTATCAAGTAATTCCCAGTCGTTAACCTCACGTCGAAAGCACAGCGTCTTCGTATAAACCATGCACTACGCACTGCCCAACTGCTAACCGTTCGTCGAAAGTACAACCTTGTCGCATGAAGTGTTCCCCGCGTAATGTTACTGTGACGGTTTTTGCCACCTTGCCACCTGAGGGCGCGTCTGACGTTACGATTGGCCAAGTCTTCACTACGTCATTTCTTGGACTTGCGATTGGTAAACACTGAGGATGACATCAGCATCCGAATCGGCATTTCCCGCGCTTTTCCCAGCTTTGATTCCTTTGGTCATGGCGTGGAAATGTGTCTTTTGtaaggtttttatttgtttgactTTGAACTTGCTGCTCTCGCATTTTAATTCGCGGCACTCACACGAAACAGGAAATATTAGGTGCAGATTTGATGGCTGTGATAAGGAATACACAAAGGTTAATTCATTGGTAAAGCACGTCCGGAATAGGCACAGAGTGTATCTTTCCCATTGTGGGTCGGATTTGGAAAGCGACTGCTTCTCAGGTAAGTACATCTTATAAGTAACTGCAACGTTCCACTTCGTAGATGCTTTTAAAAAAGTGCATGTCGGAATGAAAAGCGTTTGATCTTTGCATGTGCGGATAAGGCGGCATTTAAATACCGAAAGAACTTCTTTTAAATCTGGGGGGTGGGGAGTGAATTGGCAGCTAGGGTGGGGATACtagtcggaaattttgaattaacCCGCTAAAGGAGACCAACATGGGCGAGGCCCAGGCTTTTTTGAGACTGAAAAGAGGCCGTATTGAAACCGTTTTAAATATATACTTTTACGTTTCTTAGCGTGCAACCCTAAAGGAGGCCTTCACAGCTACATATGATGGCGTTTTGCCCAGAACACGCTAAGTGAGACCAAAATCCGAAATTTACACCTTAAGCCAGATGATGAGAATCTCTACACTTTTCATAGGGGAGTCCCTTCCCCCCTCCATTTTTAAAAGTCATTTACACTCGCCTTAGTCCCTCTGACCACACACCAAGGAACTGCAAGCAAccaatttatatatatatatatatatatatatatatatattatatatatttataattctACAGTAGAACAAACTTAATCATCATGTCCCCTAAACCCAACTATTTGTCAAGCAACATCCCTTCATTCAAAaccagtaataattattgtctttggGGTCAATAGCTTTTGTCTAACTTAAATATTTATTGTCTCAGTGGATTCAGGGCCATCAGATAAATGCTGCCACCTTGAAGATGATAAgtatgatgatggtgatgaggCTGATAATATTGATGATGACAGTCAAACACCATCAGACGATGAGGATgataatgaagatgatgagTCTAGTTTAACATCTGATAACTTCGCCCTTCTTGAAATGGATGATAATGATGCAGTGGAATCACTTCCAGATGTCGCTTCGAAGTTTCTTCTAAAAATACAGCACGAAAATACATTGAATTCAAAAACAGTACGTAACATAGCCTGTTGTACTTCTGAACTTATGTCAGCAACACTAAAGCAGCTGAAAAGGggtattgaaaaatgtttgaatgCTTCAGATACAGCAATAGATGAAATTCAGGGTTTACAGGATGTTTTTGCAGAATCAGATGACCTGTGCAAAGTGACCAAGACATTAACCTCCAAAAGCCTTGAAAAACATTGGAATGAAGGTGTTCCCTATGTGGTAAGTTCATAagtctaataataataatagtaataatgacaatgaGGAGGAAAATAAATACTAATTAATAACACTAAACctgaaaaaacagcaatcatgttaaagcaaagaaaatacaataaGCAATATTGTTTATCTCATGATGACACTGCAGTATGCACCCTATGAGACTGAATGATCAATTGAAAATACCTTAGAGTGGGGGGTGTTAAAGCCCAAACCCCAATGCAGGAGACCATCACAAACCCCTGTGAGGCTAGAATTCTAATGTAACAACCCTTCCTGGACTTTTTCTTGCCATCAGTGtacattttttgcttttcaaaatttgtagtcaatcaagtttttttacaagatttgttttcatcaagAGAACTTGTTTTGCAGTCAGAACAGaacggggggggggggggggggttgctAGATTTGGCACATTTCACTGTTCCTTGAGCTTAAAGTGTTTGAGGCTTTTTCACATGAATCTGGGTGCGGTTTATCCACAAGAATACAGGTACATGTATGGCCTACCAACTGACTTCTGCACTTaacataacaattattaaaaatctttatattttaaagGAACCTGTAAAGAAAGTTTTGGGGAAGCACAGGAAAGTATGTAAAAGGAATAACAAGAAGAGGATAGTAGAAGTTGAAGACACCTTTTACTATATACCAATTCTACTTAGCTTGCAGCAACAACTGTCATCTCCAAGATTACTTCTAATGATCATGACTGCCGAGGCACAATTACACCAAGGCAATAATGCAATATTCACCGACTTTTGTGATGGAACATTGTTCAAGAAACATCCCATGTTTTCCAGTGATGAGAAGGCTCTTCAATTGTTGTTGTACTATGATGACGTTAATGTCTGTAATCCGCTAACCAACAAACCCCACAAATTGTGTCTTTTCTATTATCAGCTTGCAAACATTGTTCCAATTTACCGGTCAAAATTGAGGTCAATCAAGTTATTTGCTGTGTGTTCATACAAAACCTTTAAGAGATACAAGGAAAAAGCAATGCAAGAGATATTAGAACCACTTGTTTCTGACGTACAGCTCTTAGGCAGAGATGATGGTTATACCTTCACAACAAGCCTAGGTCAGGTTAAACTGAGAGGAGCAGTTTTAGCCTTTCTGGCAGACACTCCAGCTAGTCATGCCTCTGCTGGTTTTAAGGAAGGTGTTGGGGGCGCAAGGCGAAAATGTAGGCACTGCATGGCTACTTTTGATTCCATGCAGGAGTACTTTGAGGAAGAATTGTTTGAACTAAGGGACAAAGATACCCATGAAGAGCATTTGTGCAGTATTGAAAATGCACCAAGTCAGTACCTTAGGCAGTATTTTTCTAAAGAGTATGGCATTAACCAGCGCTCAGTACTTTGTAAACTGCCATACTTTGATATCACGAAACAACTTCCCCAAGATATAATGCATATCTTTTTAGAGGGTATTCTTGAATATGAGATAAAACTTTGCCTTAATTATTTGATCAAAGACCAGCAGGTGATCACACTTGATAAGCTGAACTATGAAATAAAGCATTTCCCTCTGGGTTACACAGATGAGAAAAATAGgccaattttgataaaagagAGTGATCTTGATATGAAGAGTTCCTCAAACCTAGGTCAAACAGCCAGTAGAATGTGGCTTTTGTCACAAATGTTGCCTTTTGGGTTAGAAAACTGCATAAATGTGTTGTGTCCTCAATGGAATTCCTTTATGACACTTCAAGAGATAATGAGCATTGTCTTCTGCAGCGAAATTTCCCAAGCAAGTATTCTCTATTTGAAGAGTACCGtaaagagatatttaagtAATTTCAAGGCCAC
This window harbors:
- the LOC141860754 gene encoding uncharacterized protein LOC141860754, encoding MVYTKTLCFRREVNDWELLDTYFIRKRCVFDERRTTGIEAMNRNIEFIPADPAELSQWLKKSKKLRCDTCDILKVLLHSYRNYFICVLANKVEGKTLIRLTRSDLTDLIPGDFLARKELWDLVEYLQNSSFKIVEKQDELAIEEDNEFDFRRTQCSPPALVRKERSKSPSTLSVDSDQSDRSFGFDIDTPRPLTPIFPKSESHKWASFTFPLPPGLKSHKEVPDNLRKQIIRDAYTCMRAQAQNDKINSQDFTIVAKQICKAVPQLKDHPPPGNRCSLGDFEYWGTVRYLLRKRHTNLKRPVDNDCKEEMERKKKCVDSLRPTPADIANHHKQIMIELRKVDVNVDAVRKLQKLSFLQRADDISNIHGTDALTKILKNYPFLQLEEQLLYELELHVQRILGKEVRFEDIKENWKKLMPTLCKAETTKDDMPALAMSQISDYFEKCPPLLTFVDKVSGDIDEFIKKETTSNSPTLLAFDLVDEKQSEKDSSQLFLVIDKSVFLEVTDETNIDYSKGLYLLLAVYYALNLQYDTKQKLLFQFLEEYVLEVKPLRRTFKYRQICNKIFQQVDDVTA
- the LOC141860755 gene encoding uncharacterized protein LOC141860755 — encoded protein: MDDNDAVESLPDVASKFLLKIQHENTLNSKTVRNIACCTSELMSATLKQLKRGIEKCLNASDTAIDEIQGLQDVFAESDDLCKVTKTLTSKSLEKHWNEGVPYVEPVKKVLGKHRKVCKRNNKKRIVEVEDTFYYIPILLSLQQQLSSPRLLLMIMTAEAQLHQGNNAIFTDFCDGTLFKKHPMFSSDEKALQLLLYYDDVNVCNPLTNKPHKLCLFYYQLANIVPIYRSKLRSIKLFAVCSYKTFKRYKEKAMQEILEPLVSDVQLLGRDDGYTFTTSLGQVKLRGAVLAFLADTPASHASAGFKEGVGGARRKCRHCMATFDSMQEYFEEELFELRDKDTHEEHLCSIENAPSQYLRQYFSKEYGINQRSVLCKLPYFDITKQLPQDIMHIFLEGILEYEIKLCLNYLIKDQQVITLDKLNYEIKHFPLGYTDEKNRPILIKESDLDMKSSSNLGQTASRMWLLSQMLPFGLENCINVLCPQWNSFMTLQEIMSIVFCSEISQASILYLKSTVKRYLSNFKATYNHMNIIPKQHYLVHLPTQMLNFGPLIRCWCMRFEGKHAYFKDLAKKIRNFKNLPYSLSNQKPTNGVCKLYTDR